The following are encoded in a window of Mycobacterium vicinigordonae genomic DNA:
- the dapD gene encoding 2,3,4,5-tetrahydropyridine-2,6-dicarboxylate N-succinyltransferase, with protein sequence MTAVTGAAGIGLATLASDGAVLDTWFPAPELTESGESRTSATSRLALSDVPAELAALVGRDDDRRTETIAVRTVIGSLDDQAADAYDAYLRLHLLSHRLVAPHGLNAGGLFGVLTNVVWTNRGPCAVDGFEAVRARLRRHGAVAVYGVDKFPRMVDYVLPTGVRIADADRVRLGAHLAPGTTVMHEGFVNFNAGTLGASMVEGRISAGVVVGDGSDVGGGASIMGTLSGGGEQVISIGKRCLLGANAGLGISLGDDCVVEAGLYVTAGTKVSTPDGKTLKAAELSGGNNLLFRRNSLSGAVEVVPRGGQGIALNEDLHAN encoded by the coding sequence TTGACCGCCGTGACTGGAGCTGCAGGCATTGGCCTGGCGACGCTGGCTTCCGACGGAGCTGTCTTGGACACCTGGTTTCCGGCGCCGGAACTCACCGAATCGGGCGAGTCCCGCACGTCTGCCACGTCGCGACTGGCGCTCTCGGACGTGCCTGCCGAGCTGGCCGCTTTGGTCGGCCGCGACGACGATCGCCGCACCGAGACCATCGCCGTACGCACCGTGATCGGGTCGCTGGACGACCAGGCCGCCGACGCGTACGACGCCTACCTGCGGTTGCATCTGCTCTCGCACCGCCTGGTCGCGCCGCACGGGCTGAACGCCGGCGGCTTGTTCGGAGTATTGACCAACGTGGTCTGGACCAATCGGGGCCCCTGCGCGGTCGACGGCTTCGAAGCAGTGCGGGCGCGGCTGCGCCGGCACGGGGCGGTGGCGGTGTACGGCGTTGACAAATTCCCCCGGATGGTCGACTACGTGCTGCCCACGGGCGTGCGCATCGCCGACGCCGACCGGGTGCGCCTGGGCGCCCACTTAGCGCCGGGTACCACGGTGATGCACGAAGGCTTCGTCAACTTCAACGCCGGCACCCTGGGCGCATCCATGGTCGAGGGCCGCATTTCGGCGGGTGTGGTGGTGGGCGACGGCTCCGACGTCGGCGGTGGCGCCTCGATCATGGGCACCCTGTCCGGCGGCGGCGAGCAAGTGATCTCGATCGGCAAACGCTGCCTACTGGGCGCCAACGCGGGACTGGGCATCTCGCTGGGCGACGACTGCGTCGTGGAGGCCGGGCTGTATGTCACCGCGGGCACCAAGGTGAGCACGCCCGACGGCAAGACGCTCAAAGCCGCCGAGCTGTCCGGCGGCAACAACCTGCTGTTCCGCCGCAATTCGCTGAGCGGCGCGGTCGAGGTGGTGCCGCGAGGCGGTCAGGGCATCGCGCTCAACGAGGACCTGCACGCCAACTGA
- a CDS encoding MFS transporter: MARVALACYVGSAIEFYDFLIYGTAAALVFPVVFFPHLNPTVATIASMGTFAAAFLSRPLGAAVFGYYGDRLGRKKTLIATLLIMAFSTVSVGLVPTPADVGMLAPLMLTGLRLLQGFAVGGEWAGSALLSVESAPPAKRGRYGMFTLIGGGTATVIAGITFLGVSFTIGENSREFLDWGWRVPFLISAVLIVIALYVRLNIEETPVFAAEKARNLVPDAPVSEVLRLQRREVLLAAGSVLTPFALVYMASTFLPGYTHNHLGFSRVFILSVGVLGGLVSIASVATSATLCDRFGRRRLMLIGFSACLPWSVLVMPLIGTGSPVGYAVAIIGIYALVGIGSGPTASFIPELFDTRYRYTGSALAVNLGGIAGGAVPPLIAGTLIGSYGSWSVGVLLAGLVATSLVCTYLLPETNGTMISWRAGPR; the protein is encoded by the coding sequence ATGGCGCGGGTAGCGCTGGCCTGCTACGTCGGCTCGGCGATTGAGTTCTACGACTTCCTCATTTACGGCACGGCGGCCGCACTGGTGTTCCCGGTGGTGTTCTTTCCGCACCTGAATCCGACCGTGGCCACCATCGCCTCAATGGGCACGTTCGCCGCGGCGTTCCTGTCGCGACCGCTGGGAGCGGCCGTGTTCGGGTACTACGGCGACCGGTTGGGCCGCAAGAAAACCTTGATCGCCACCTTGCTGATCATGGCCTTCTCGACGGTGTCGGTGGGGCTGGTGCCCACTCCGGCCGATGTCGGCATGTTGGCGCCGCTGATGCTGACCGGTCTGCGCCTGCTACAGGGTTTCGCGGTAGGCGGCGAATGGGCCGGATCGGCTCTACTCAGCGTGGAGTCCGCGCCACCGGCAAAGCGCGGCCGATACGGCATGTTCACCCTGATCGGCGGGGGTACGGCGACCGTCATCGCCGGTATCACTTTCCTCGGCGTCAGCTTTACGATCGGCGAGAACAGTCGGGAATTTTTGGATTGGGGATGGCGGGTTCCGTTCCTGATCAGCGCCGTGCTGATCGTGATCGCGCTCTACGTGCGGCTCAATATTGAGGAAACACCGGTCTTCGCCGCGGAGAAGGCCCGCAACCTGGTGCCCGACGCGCCGGTCTCGGAGGTGCTGCGCCTGCAGCGCCGCGAGGTGTTACTGGCGGCCGGCAGCGTGCTGACGCCGTTCGCACTGGTGTACATGGCCAGCACTTTCCTGCCCGGATATACGCACAACCACCTGGGGTTTTCTCGGGTCTTCATCCTGTCCGTTGGAGTGCTCGGCGGGCTGGTCAGCATCGCGTCCGTCGCGACCTCGGCCACGTTGTGCGACCGGTTCGGTCGGCGCCGCCTGATGCTCATCGGCTTTAGCGCCTGTTTACCGTGGTCGGTATTGGTGATGCCGCTGATCGGCACCGGCAGTCCGGTTGGCTATGCCGTTGCAATCATCGGCATTTACGCCCTGGTCGGAATCGGCTCGGGGCCCACCGCATCGTTCATCCCGGAATTGTTCGACACCCGGTACCGCTACACGGGGTCGGCGCTGGCGGTGAACCTCGGTGGTATCGCCGGAGGCGCGGTGCCGCCGTTGATTGCCGGCACGCTGATCGGCAGCTACGGCAGTTGGTCGGTGGGAGTGTTGCTGGCGGGATTGGTTGCTACCAGCCTGGTATGCACCTATCTGCTGCCCGAAACGAACGGAACGATGATCAGTTGGCGTGCAGGTCCTCGTTGA
- a CDS encoding cytochrome c oxidase assembly protein, translated as MRIDPGPLTWSSAVTSGQLDVPSVMVMAAAAGCYFRCYQRARPHSAGSGPAVCFGLGLALWAVATLSGVGAYAYSLFWMRALQVLLLLYVVPLFLALGRPVSVVCEALGPVGRDRVERLLARPIARLLAHPLTTSLAMLAAPWLLYMTPWYEAALRSDWVGAPTRILLVAIGFGYFYARLQADPVPRRYSQLISLVITVVEALADGVLGLVIWQGSLIAASYYEARTWGPDQRLDQTIGAGVLWIVGDLVAWPFLLLLMRALSRDEQAHAVDIDAQLDNRLDVQFTDLSENDATSDRTDACRADETAPSTLWWEHDPQLRERFGRR; from the coding sequence GTGCGTATCGATCCTGGTCCACTGACGTGGAGTTCAGCCGTCACGAGCGGGCAGCTGGACGTGCCCTCCGTCATGGTTATGGCGGCCGCGGCTGGCTGCTATTTCCGTTGCTATCAGCGGGCAAGACCGCATTCGGCGGGGTCGGGACCTGCCGTGTGCTTCGGTCTGGGCCTGGCGTTGTGGGCGGTGGCGACACTGAGCGGCGTCGGCGCATACGCCTACTCCCTGTTCTGGATGCGTGCGCTGCAGGTTTTGCTGCTGCTCTACGTGGTGCCACTGTTTCTGGCGTTGGGCAGACCGGTCTCCGTCGTGTGCGAGGCACTGGGTCCGGTGGGGCGCGACCGCGTCGAGCGCCTGTTGGCCCGCCCGATCGCACGCCTACTCGCCCACCCGCTGACCACGTCGCTGGCAATGCTGGCTGCGCCGTGGCTGCTCTATATGACTCCCTGGTACGAGGCGGCGCTGCGCAGCGACTGGGTTGGCGCACCGACACGAATCCTGCTGGTAGCAATAGGCTTTGGCTATTTCTACGCTCGCCTGCAAGCGGACCCAGTGCCGCGCAGATACTCCCAGTTGATATCGCTGGTGATCACGGTCGTCGAGGCGTTGGCCGACGGTGTGCTGGGCCTAGTCATCTGGCAGGGATCCCTGATCGCGGCAAGCTACTACGAGGCGCGCACCTGGGGCCCTGATCAGCGTCTGGATCAGACGATCGGGGCCGGTGTGCTGTGGATCGTCGGCGATCTAGTCGCCTGGCCGTTTTTGCTGCTGCTGATGCGCGCGTTGTCCCGCGATGAACAGGCGCACGCGGTTGACATCGACGCGCAGCTGGACAACCGGCTGGACGTGCAGTTCACAGACTTGAGCGAGAACGATGCGACGTCAGATCGAACGGACGCGTGCCGCGCCGACGAAACCGCGCCGTCCACGCTGTGGTGGGAGCACGACCCCCAGCTGCGGGAACGATTCGGACGACGCTGA
- a CDS encoding VWA domain-containing protein: MDFPGLGLVSVSGFERPWLFVLLLVPLGLAVLYVWASIRRRRRLQRFATTEMLPSVAPRRASGWRHVPMAVMLVALALLTVALTGPSRDVKVPRNRAVIMLAIDVSQSMRATDEPPSRLEAAKAAAKRFAQQLTPGVNLGLIGFSGTVNVLVSPTPDHAATIAALDNLRPGDSTAIGEALSSALQSVATVAAVLSSGDAPPPARIVLLSDGKENKPEHPDNSGTPRGAYVAARSAKDQGVPISTIAFGTKEGTVELADQLVPVPVDDSMLKRIAELSGGQSYRASNVDDLNRSYDAVQQQVGYQTIQGPASAGWLRLGVLVATIGMVLALRLNRRLPA; this comes from the coding sequence ATGGACTTTCCGGGATTGGGCCTGGTCTCCGTGTCGGGGTTCGAGCGGCCTTGGCTGTTCGTTCTGTTGCTGGTTCCCCTGGGTTTGGCGGTCCTATATGTGTGGGCCTCGATTCGGCGCCGGCGCCGCCTGCAGCGGTTTGCCACTACCGAGATGCTGCCGTCGGTGGCGCCGCGTCGCGCGTCTGGGTGGCGTCACGTGCCGATGGCGGTAATGCTGGTCGCGTTGGCCCTGTTGACGGTGGCACTGACCGGCCCGTCCCGCGACGTCAAGGTGCCCCGGAATCGGGCGGTGATCATGCTCGCCATCGACGTCTCTCAATCGATGCGGGCGACGGATGAGCCGCCCAGCCGTCTGGAGGCGGCCAAGGCCGCGGCGAAGCGGTTCGCCCAGCAATTGACCCCGGGGGTCAACCTCGGTCTGATCGGCTTCTCCGGGACGGTCAACGTGCTGGTGTCGCCGACGCCCGATCATGCGGCCACCATCGCTGCGCTGGACAACCTGCGTCCCGGCGACTCCACGGCGATCGGCGAGGCGCTTTCCTCGGCTCTTCAATCAGTCGCCACCGTAGCCGCCGTGCTCAGCAGCGGTGATGCGCCGCCGCCCGCCCGTATCGTGCTGCTTTCCGACGGCAAAGAGAACAAACCGGAGCATCCGGACAACTCCGGCACCCCACGCGGCGCGTACGTCGCGGCGCGATCCGCGAAGGACCAAGGGGTTCCGATCTCCACCATCGCCTTCGGTACCAAGGAGGGCACGGTAGAGCTGGCAGATCAGCTGGTGCCAGTGCCGGTCGACGATTCGATGCTCAAACGCATCGCCGAGCTCTCCGGCGGGCAGTCGTATCGGGCGTCGAACGTCGACGATCTCAACCGCAGCTACGACGCGGTGCAACAACAGGTCGGGTACCAGACCATCCAGGGCCCGGCCAGCGCGGGATGGCTGCGGCTTGGAGTGCTGGTGGCCACCATCGGAATGGTGCTGGCCCTCCGCCTCAATCGTCGGTTACCCGCGTAA
- a CDS encoding VWA domain-containing protein produces MNLPLLGPLTFSGFSDAWLFLYLLIVALLIAAYVVATLARRRRMMRFANMALLEQVAPARQPGRWRHLPVALLVVALALLTTAMAGPTHDIRIPRNRAVVMLVIDVSESMVATDVAPSRIEAAKAAGKAFTDELTPGINLGLVAFGGTATLLVPPTTNRTAMKAAIDHLQPEERTATGEAIFTALQAIATVVGIIGGGDGKPPPARIVLESDGKETVPVDLNAPRGAFTAARAAKDQGVQISTISFGTLEGTVNLNGTDVPVPVDDESLGQIAELSGGQAFQARSLDQLRQTYAALQQQIGYETIKGDASAAWIGLGVVLLAASLAAAALLNRRLPD; encoded by the coding sequence ATGAATTTGCCACTGCTGGGGCCACTAACCTTTTCCGGTTTCTCCGACGCCTGGCTGTTCCTCTATTTGTTGATCGTCGCCCTGCTGATCGCGGCCTACGTAGTTGCGACATTGGCTCGGCGCCGACGCATGATGCGCTTCGCCAACATGGCGCTGCTCGAACAAGTCGCGCCAGCGCGACAACCCGGCCGGTGGCGGCATCTGCCGGTCGCGTTGCTGGTGGTGGCGCTCGCGCTGCTGACCACCGCGATGGCTGGTCCCACCCACGACATCCGGATCCCACGCAACCGCGCGGTTGTCATGCTCGTCATCGACGTCTCCGAGTCGATGGTTGCCACCGACGTCGCACCCAGTCGCATCGAGGCAGCCAAGGCCGCGGGCAAGGCTTTCACCGATGAACTCACCCCCGGTATCAACCTGGGACTGGTTGCGTTCGGCGGTACCGCCACGCTGCTGGTGCCACCGACCACCAACCGCACCGCGATGAAGGCCGCAATCGACCATCTGCAGCCCGAGGAACGCACCGCGACTGGCGAAGCGATATTCACCGCGCTGCAAGCCATCGCCACCGTCGTCGGAATCATCGGCGGCGGCGACGGCAAGCCACCGCCCGCGCGGATCGTGCTCGAATCCGACGGCAAGGAGACCGTCCCGGTGGATTTGAACGCGCCCCGTGGCGCTTTCACCGCCGCACGCGCCGCCAAAGATCAGGGTGTCCAGATCTCCACCATTTCCTTCGGCACCCTAGAGGGAACCGTCAACCTCAATGGGACCGACGTCCCGGTACCCGTTGACGACGAGTCGCTGGGGCAGATCGCCGAATTATCTGGTGGACAAGCCTTTCAAGCCCGCAGCTTGGACCAACTTCGACAAACCTACGCCGCTCTCCAACAGCAGATCGGGTACGAAACGATCAAGGGCGACGCCAGTGCCGCCTGGATCGGTTTGGGCGTGGTCCTGTTGGCCGCCTCGCTAGCCGCGGCCGCGTTGCTCAACCGGCGGCTGCCAGACTGA
- a CDS encoding acyl-CoA synthetase, with translation MLLTSLNPAAATANDIPDAVSIDGFRLSRGDLVGAATSVAERVAGARMVAVLATPTASTVLAIVGCLIAGVPVVPVPADVGVAERRHMLTDSGAQAWLGPQPDDPDGLQHIPVRLHARSWHRYAEPSPDSLAMVVYTSGTTGLPKGVQVSRRAIAADLDALAEAWHWSADDVLVHGLPLYHIHGLVLGLLGSLRVGNRFVHTGKPTPAGYAQAGGTLYFGVPTVWSRVVADAVAAESLRSARLLVSGSAALPVPVFERLEALTGHRPIERYGASESLITVSTRADGERRPGWVGLPLTGVQTRMVDDHGEPVAHDGETVGKLQVRGATLFAGYLNRPEATAEAFTADGWYRTGDVAVVDDGGMHRIVGRESVDLIKSGGYRIGAGEIETVLLGHSGVDEAAVVGLPDEDLGQRIVAYVVGSAAPNELISFVAEQLSVHKRPREVRIVDQLPRNALGKVLKKQLIDEG, from the coding sequence GTGCTGCTGACCTCGCTGAATCCCGCGGCCGCGACCGCCAACGACATCCCCGACGCGGTCAGTATCGACGGATTCCGGCTTAGCCGCGGCGATCTGGTAGGCGCCGCCACATCGGTCGCCGAGCGGGTCGCGGGCGCTCGGATGGTCGCGGTGCTGGCCACCCCCACCGCGTCGACGGTGCTGGCCATCGTCGGCTGCCTGATCGCCGGCGTCCCGGTGGTTCCGGTGCCCGCCGACGTCGGTGTGGCCGAACGGCGGCACATGCTCACCGATTCCGGCGCCCAGGCGTGGCTGGGGCCACAGCCCGACGATCCTGATGGGCTGCAACACATTCCGGTGCGACTGCACGCGCGGTCCTGGCATCGGTACGCTGAGCCCTCACCCGATTCGCTGGCGATGGTGGTGTATACCTCGGGCACGACGGGATTACCCAAAGGTGTGCAGGTGAGCCGCCGCGCGATCGCCGCCGACCTGGACGCGCTCGCCGAGGCCTGGCACTGGTCCGCCGACGACGTGCTGGTGCACGGCCTGCCGCTGTATCACATCCACGGCCTGGTGCTCGGTCTGCTCGGGTCACTGCGGGTTGGAAATCGCTTCGTGCACACCGGAAAACCCACTCCGGCCGGATATGCCCAAGCGGGGGGCACGCTCTACTTCGGGGTGCCGACCGTGTGGTCGCGGGTGGTGGCCGACGCTGTCGCAGCCGAATCACTAAGATCAGCAAGATTATTGGTGTCCGGCAGCGCGGCGCTGCCGGTGCCTGTCTTCGAGCGGCTCGAGGCATTGACTGGACACCGACCCATCGAACGCTACGGCGCGTCGGAATCGCTGATCACCGTGTCCACCCGCGCCGACGGCGAACGCCGTCCGGGCTGGGTGGGGCTCCCGCTGACCGGCGTGCAGACCCGGATGGTCGATGACCACGGTGAGCCGGTGGCGCACGACGGCGAGACTGTCGGCAAGCTGCAGGTCCGCGGTGCCACCCTATTCGCCGGATACCTGAACCGGCCCGAGGCCACCGCCGAGGCATTCACGGCTGACGGCTGGTACCGCACCGGCGACGTCGCCGTCGTCGACGACGGCGGCATGCACCGCATCGTGGGCCGCGAGTCCGTCGATTTGATCAAGTCCGGTGGCTACCGCATCGGCGCCGGTGAAATCGAAACCGTGCTGCTGGGTCATTCCGGCGTTGACGAAGCCGCCGTGGTGGGGCTGCCCGATGAGGACCTGGGCCAGCGGATTGTCGCCTACGTCGTCGGTTCCGCCGCCCCGAATGAGCTGATTAGCTTTGTCGCTGAACAACTTTCGGTGCACAAGCGGCCCCGCGAGGTGCGCATCGTGGACCAGCTTCCCCGCAACGCGCTGGGCAAAGTGCTGAAGAAGCAGCTGATCGACGAGGGATGA
- a CDS encoding alpha/beta fold hydrolase produces the protein MAVAIDRPKIEGNIAVGENRQIGFAEFGAPQGRAVFWLHGTPGARRQIPTEARVYAEHHDIRLIGIDRPGIGSSTPHRYEAISEFAEDLRTIADTFGIERMAVVGLSGGGPYALACGARLGDRVVALGVLGGVAPTQGPEAISGGAMTLGLRVAPLLRFGGNPLRIGASMLIQSIRPVASSALEVYALLSPEADRHLLTRPEFKAMFLDDLLNGSRKQLAAPFNDVILFARDWGFRLDEVKVPVRWWHGDHDHIIPFSHGEHVVARLPDAELFHLPEESHLAGLGRGEEILATLMKIWDEGR, from the coding sequence ATGGCCGTCGCGATCGATCGTCCCAAGATCGAAGGAAATATCGCCGTCGGCGAGAACCGTCAGATCGGCTTTGCCGAATTCGGAGCTCCGCAGGGGCGCGCCGTGTTCTGGCTGCACGGCACGCCGGGCGCCCGACGGCAGATCCCGACCGAGGCCCGGGTCTACGCCGAACACCACGACATCCGGCTGATCGGCATTGACCGGCCCGGCATCGGTTCCTCGACACCACACCGCTACGAGGCCATCTCGGAATTCGCCGAAGACCTGCGCACCATCGCCGACACCTTCGGCATCGAGAGGATGGCCGTCGTCGGCCTGTCCGGTGGCGGACCCTACGCGCTGGCCTGCGGCGCGCGGCTGGGGGATCGGGTGGTGGCCCTTGGCGTGCTTGGCGGGGTGGCCCCCACCCAGGGACCCGAGGCCATCAGCGGCGGGGCGATGACGCTGGGTCTGCGGGTTGCGCCGTTGCTGAGGTTCGGCGGCAACCCGCTGCGCATCGGCGCCAGCATGCTGATCCAGTCGATCAGGCCGGTCGCGTCCAGTGCGCTGGAGGTGTACGCCCTGCTCTCACCCGAGGCCGACCGGCACCTGCTAACCCGGCCCGAGTTCAAGGCGATGTTTCTCGACGACCTACTCAACGGCAGCCGCAAACAACTCGCCGCGCCGTTCAACGACGTCATCCTGTTCGCCCGGGACTGGGGGTTCCGGCTCGACGAAGTAAAGGTCCCGGTTCGCTGGTGGCACGGCGACCACGACCACATCATCCCGTTCTCCCACGGCGAGCACGTGGTCGCGCGGCTGCCCGACGCCGAGCTGTTCCATCTGCCCGAGGAGAGTCATCTGGCCGGGCTGGGCCGCGGCGAGGAGATCTTGGCCACCCTGATGAAGATCTGGGACGAGGGTCGGTAG
- a CDS encoding CaiB/BaiF CoA transferase family protein produces MSGPLAGLHIVEIATEISGPYATKLFVDLGADVVKIEPPGGDKLRYWGPFRDGVIDPERSGMFEYLNAGKRIASLQEAPELVAWAHVLVENLPPGTLDSFGLGSAELTKLNPNLVQLSISPFGQTGPWRDRVSSPLTLQAVSGWVSTRDPDRPPVQAGARISEYVAGAYGALGALTALRLPDAGLRQVDVSEFESLLSTLPYPMLMAERMKSLGLPPNMRAAPMLGVVRAADGWVGINCLTGQHWLDVCAMLGLSEFGEHQIAIMMGGPQRAEFFAKAEPLLAAQTVAELIELSQAMRIPAAPVNDGATVLDSPQYAKRGFFVQGPGFRRPGSPFRFSGPARATAARNSGPEMADPHHSPDHAFGGLRVLDLTTFWAGAYLTCYLGALGADIVKVESIQRPDGHRYSGAYPFEGDDWYERSALWQATNLNKRDLTLDLSSQRGRDIVHRLAAQADVVVENFSPRVVEQFGLDYESLVKLNPDVIAVRMPGFGLEGPWRDYVGWALNIEQTSGMTAATGYADGPPCNVQGPADPIVGVHAGVALLAALDHRRRTGEGGLIEIAQIEVAACVTAEPVIEYSMNGVVRPREGNRRRGWLQGVYPTSEDQAWVALSVPDEGGIDHDLFDELVTAWTRTLTPNVVVEMLRAQGIPAEQVTTGDRMYDFAQLDARRFYEEFEHPVTGPRRYPGWPFRITPGPASHHRSAPPTLGQHNDEILCALGLSRDELADLRGQRIIGERVLNA; encoded by the coding sequence GTGAGCGGACCCCTCGCGGGCCTGCATATCGTCGAAATCGCCACCGAGATATCCGGCCCTTATGCCACAAAGCTTTTCGTGGATCTTGGGGCGGACGTCGTTAAGATCGAACCGCCCGGCGGGGACAAGCTGCGGTACTGGGGACCCTTCCGGGATGGTGTGATCGATCCGGAGCGATCCGGAATGTTCGAATACCTCAACGCGGGCAAGCGAATTGCCAGCCTGCAAGAGGCGCCCGAACTCGTAGCCTGGGCGCACGTCCTGGTCGAGAACCTACCGCCGGGCACGCTGGATTCGTTCGGGCTCGGCAGCGCCGAGCTGACCAAGCTCAATCCGAACCTAGTGCAGCTGAGCATTTCTCCGTTCGGCCAGACCGGGCCGTGGCGTGACCGCGTGTCCTCGCCGTTGACCCTGCAGGCGGTGTCGGGCTGGGTCAGCACCCGGGATCCCGATCGCCCGCCGGTACAGGCCGGCGCTCGGATTTCGGAGTACGTGGCGGGTGCCTACGGCGCGCTGGGTGCGTTGACCGCACTGCGACTGCCCGATGCCGGCTTGAGGCAGGTCGACGTCTCGGAATTCGAGTCGCTGCTGTCGACACTGCCCTACCCAATGCTGATGGCCGAGCGGATGAAAAGCCTTGGGCTGCCACCGAATATGCGGGCCGCGCCGATGCTGGGCGTGGTGCGCGCCGCCGACGGCTGGGTGGGTATCAACTGTCTTACCGGCCAGCACTGGCTCGACGTGTGCGCGATGCTCGGACTGTCCGAGTTCGGTGAGCACCAGATCGCCATCATGATGGGGGGCCCGCAGCGCGCCGAGTTCTTCGCCAAGGCGGAACCGTTGCTGGCCGCGCAGACGGTCGCCGAACTCATCGAGCTGAGCCAGGCGATGCGGATCCCGGCTGCGCCGGTGAACGACGGCGCCACCGTGTTGGACTCCCCGCAGTACGCCAAGCGCGGATTTTTCGTGCAGGGTCCAGGATTCCGGCGGCCGGGCTCGCCGTTCCGCTTTTCTGGTCCCGCGCGGGCAACCGCGGCGCGAAATTCCGGGCCAGAAATGGCGGACCCGCACCACTCGCCGGACCATGCGTTCGGCGGGTTGCGGGTGCTGGACCTGACCACCTTCTGGGCCGGTGCCTACCTCACCTGCTACCTGGGAGCGCTCGGTGCAGACATCGTCAAGGTCGAATCCATCCAGCGGCCCGACGGGCACAGGTACTCGGGCGCTTACCCTTTCGAGGGCGACGACTGGTACGAGCGCAGCGCTCTGTGGCAGGCCACCAACCTGAACAAGCGCGACCTCACCCTCGACCTGAGCTCCCAGCGCGGCCGCGATATCGTCCACCGGCTGGCCGCGCAGGCCGACGTCGTAGTGGAGAACTTCTCCCCGCGCGTGGTGGAGCAGTTCGGGCTGGATTATGAGTCGCTGGTGAAACTGAACCCTGACGTGATCGCGGTCCGGATGCCCGGCTTCGGTCTGGAAGGGCCGTGGCGCGACTACGTCGGCTGGGCGCTGAACATCGAGCAGACCTCCGGCATGACGGCCGCGACCGGATACGCCGACGGCCCGCCGTGCAATGTGCAGGGGCCCGCCGATCCGATCGTCGGGGTGCACGCCGGGGTTGCGCTCTTGGCCGCGCTGGATCACCGGCGACGTACCGGCGAGGGCGGGTTGATCGAGATCGCCCAGATTGAGGTCGCCGCCTGCGTCACCGCCGAACCCGTAATCGAGTATTCGATGAACGGCGTAGTGCGCCCGCGCGAGGGTAACCGTCGGCGGGGGTGGCTGCAGGGTGTGTATCCGACCAGCGAAGACCAGGCCTGGGTGGCCCTGTCTGTGCCCGACGAGGGCGGCATCGACCACGACTTGTTCGACGAACTGGTGACCGCCTGGACCCGCACCCTGACACCGAATGTCGTCGTCGAAATGCTTCGGGCACAAGGCATCCCGGCTGAACAAGTGACCACCGGCGACCGGATGTACGATTTCGCGCAGCTCGACGCCCGGCGGTTCTACGAAGAGTTCGAGCACCCCGTCACGGGACCGCGCCGCTATCCTGGCTGGCCGTTTCGGATTACGCCCGGCCCCGCTAGCCACCACCGCAGCGCACCGCCTACCCTGGGCCAGCACAACGACGAGATCCTTTGCGCGCTGGGGCTTTCCCGCGACGAACTGGCTGATCTGCGCGGGCAGCGGATCATCGGTGAACGGGTGCTCAACGCCTAG